The genomic DNA ATCAACTTTCCAGAAATACGCTCAGAGCGCATGAGGCTAACGACATTAATCTGCGTGGAAAAGGCTGGGCCTAACAGCGCGCCGCGGTCGGGCAGCGCAGTGAGTCGAACCTCGCGTGCCAGCGTAATGTGGGGCGCAAATCGGCGATCATCTAGGCGAAATCCCGCATCAGCCAAGCGATCGGACAGCTCTTTTTGCAACGACAGAAGCGGCCTGCTTTCCGCAAGACCAATCCACCAAAGATCACCGCCGTCTCGCTTAAAGCGCCCGACATGGTCAAAGGTTAGTGTCATTGGTTGGACGGCAGTCTTATTCATCGCGTCACAAATAGCATCCACTCGTTCAGATGCAACCTCTCCCAAAAAAGCCAGCGTCAAATGCAGATTTTCCGGCCTGGAAAAATTGCCCATCCCCAGTTCTCGTAGCCGCTGCTGCACAGCAAGAATGTTTTGATGCGCTTCTTCGTCAAAGTTGATGGCAATAAAAAGTCGCAAGGTCACGCCTCCTCCAAAAGTTTAGTCAACGCCCACACAAAGGCACCGTCCTGCTCCGGCGTCCGCTTTTTGGGACCTTTAAGTCGTCCGCCGCTGTTTCGAATCTTCTTTGCCGTGTGCCGGGCGAGCAATAACCCGTCTATGTTTTCAGGCGTATACGTCATGCCGTCTTGGTTAATTACCCGCGTATCCCGCGCCAGGCACATCGCCGCAAGGCCATAGTCCTGCGTCACCACAATATCGCCCGGCTGCACCAGATTGACCAGCGCAAAATCGACGCTATCTGCCCCTTTTGAAAAGACCAACGTCTGTGCGCCGGGCTTTTCAAAACGGTGGGCTGTGTCGCAGAGAATCAGGCAAGGTGCTTTAAATTGTTTAGCCAATGCCACCGTTTCGTCCACCACTGGGCATCCGTCCGCGTCGATGAGAATTCGGCAGTTCACTTTGAATCCTCCAAAATTTCCTTTTGCAGCTTTTTGGTCAGCTTCTCAAAGACCAGGCGATAGGAATCGTCGCACATTTGCCTGAGCTGTTCGTCAGAAAGACTGCCGCCCAAATCCACCGAATTCCAGCAGCGCTTATCGCTGTAAAAGCCGGGCAGCACTTCTTGATGCGTTTTGCGCAGCATATCGGCTAGCATCGGGTCACACTTAAGGTTTATAATATCTTTTTCGGCATAGGCGGGGTCGTATTTATCGGAGGGGTGCATTACGGCGGCAAAAAGCTTGCCACCCACCTGATAGCGAAGCCATTGCCACTCCTCTTTAAAATCCTTGGTTGTGCCGGGCTTTGATAGTAGATAGTCATCCAGCCATTCGTAGCGATTCATATTTTTCTTCCCTTTTCCTTATCTACACAGTTTAAGCTTTCTGCACCAATTTTATCACGACCTGGGGCATTTTTCCACTCGTTACTACCCTAACCACAAATAAAAACTTGCACAGGCGTTAACCGTTAAGGGCGTCTATGAGCTTAATGTGCAAATGTTCATTCTCTATGGCTTTGAAATTTTCCAGACAAAGTGGCCTGCTGCAATATATGTCCCTCAATTTTGTTTAAAAGGTCTCTTTTTTTACTACTGGCGGTTAAATTTATGTTGCTATCTAAAATATAAATAGTAAACACATATGTATGAATGCATTTAAGCGGTGGCTTTGGTCCTTTATATTTATTTCTTCCATAGCCAACACCTTGAGTTGCACCTAGGTAATCCACATATTTGCCATGGGGTATCCCCTCTGGAATAGACGACCGTATAGGTATATTCCATATTACCCAATGGTTATAGTTTGGAAAAATAGGATGCGATGCATCATCTAATGTAATTGCAATTGATTTTGCATTTGGCACGATATCATATATTTTAAAATCGGGAGATATATCTGCTCCACGAGCCGTATATCTTATAGGTATCCATCCACCTTGATCAAACGCTTTGCTCTTAACCTTTAATTGCCCCATGACATCATCCTCCAATAATTGGCTTTTCACCTTCAATCTAAATATAACATAAAAATCAGACTAAAGCAGATACAAAAATGCATCTATTTTAGTCTGATGACCTTGGTGTCCCCGGCGCGATTCGAACGCGCGGCCTTTCGCTTAGGAGGCGAACGCTCTATCCAGCTGAGCTACGGAGACAAAAATATTTATAAAAACCATAGCTGATTATATAATGTTCAGGCTGTTATTGTCAAGGAATCAACCACTGAAGCAACACGCTTTAATCCCCCATTTTTTTGTGAAAAAAATAAAAGCAATTCGCTTTTGCGTCTAAAAATACTTGAAGCTCTTTTCCAAACGGGTAAAAGGTGTTATATTAGACAAGATAAACGTGTAGTTTCACGGAGGCAAAACATGAAGAGAGAAAAATCTTGCGGAGCTTTGGTATATCGTTATGACAGCGGGCGGCTGCTGCTGTTACTGCTGCGCCATCGGCACGGCGGGCATTGGTCCTTTCCGAAAGGGCATGTAGAGGGCGCCGAGACAGAAGTTGAGACAGCGCTACGCGAAGTACGCGAAGAAACCGGCCTGCACGTTTCGCTTCAACAAGGCTTTCGGCATACTGTAGAATATTATCCAAAGCCTGGCGTAAAAAAACAGGTAGTTTATTTTTTAGGCAAAGCACTGCCGAACGAACCCGCGGTGCGTCAAGAGATTGAAATCAGCGAATTAAAATGGGTCGAATGGGACGAGGCTTTCCGCTGCGTGACATTTAAAAACGATAAAGACCTTCTAAATATGGCCAAAGCGCATTTAAAACCAGAAAATGCCGTCTGTTAAGTGGCAAACATAAATGTCATCGTCCACCCTTCGCGCCCGGCATGAAAAAAAGAGCAAGGGAAGACATAGATCGTCCTCCCTTGCTTTTACCCGGCGCGCCGTTATTTAATGCATGATCTGCGAAACGCTGTCAAGAATAATTCCGGCGTTTTTCACCGCTCTACCCGCTGTTCTTTTAAGCTTTTTGGTCTGGCGCTGCATGGTGGTGTCGCCGTTGCTCATCATGTAGGCGGCCGTGCCTGCGATTATGCCAACGGCGGCGGAGGTAATGGCGGACGTCATGTTGTTTCTGTTCATAACACTTTCTCCTTGACTTTAAAATTGTGGGCGATACTAGCTTGCGCCAAAATTGTCGCGGTAGCCGCGAAAGTTTCTCCCAAAACGATTCTATGTTATTTACAATTTGGCCGCTTGCATAAAAGCGTCTCTTGTGCAAGTTGCATTTTAGCTTTTTTTTATAATTGAGAGGCATAATTTTCTTTTGCATATAGCATAATTTTGATCTTTTACCGACGATTAAAATAGTTGTATTTTTACATATACAAGCTTAATATTCGGTTTGTTCAGCCAATTTGCACTGATCAATTGTTATGAGTAATATAAATTTAACGAGAGAAGGATTTTCATGAATCGACCTCAACGAATCGCAGCAATTCACGACCTTTCAGGCTTTGGACGCTGCTCACTTACCGTAATCATCCCTGTATTGTCCGCTATGGGCATGCAGGTATGCCCCGTTCCCACCGCTGTACTTTCCACCCATACGGGTGGCATGGGCGAAGTGGCGTTGCATGATCTGACCGATTATCTCTCTCCTACGCTTTCACATTATCAAAAGTTGGGGCTTGATTTTGAGTGTGTGTACAGCGGCTTTTTAAATTCGCCAGAGCAGATTGACCACTGCATGGAGTTTTTCAGGAGCTACCCCAACGCGCTGTCGGTGGTAGATCCGGTCATGGGTGACCACGGTAAGATTTACCGTACTATAACTTCCCTGATGCAACAGCGCATGCACGAGCTAGTCGCGGTGGCCGACGTCATCACCCCGAACCTGACCGAGGCGTGCGTGCTGCTTGGAGAAAGCTATCAAAGTGCCCCCTTGACCCGAAACGAAGCCAAAAGCAAGCTGGTGCGTCTTTCAAAGCTGGGGCCTGACCACGTGATCATCACCGGCGTGGGGCTGGCCTCGGGCGAAGCGATGGTGAACATTGGCTACGACCGCGTACGCGGTACATTCTGGTACATTCCCTGCGATTATGTCCCCGCCTCTTACCCTGGCACCGGCGACCTTTTTGCCGCCGTGCTCACCGGCGCACTGTTGCAAAATGACAGCCTGCCAATGGCGATGGCGCGCGCCACCCATTTTGCACAGGCCGCCATCAAAACTACTTATGGCTACGGCACTGATCCACGTTTTGGCGTCATGCTTGAACCACTACTTGGACAATTGGCCAGCCACGAGGTCTATTCCGACTATCAAACGTTATAAGGGCGTGCCGCTTTCTCAAGGGGCAACCGCCCGGAGAAAGGAGCCGCTATGAATCGTTCTTCTAACGCTATCTATCGCATCGCGGCGATAGGAGTACTGACCGCTATGGTTTTTGCAGCGAATTTTTTGTCTATCCCCATCGGGGATATCACCCGAATTCATTTTGGAAATGTATTTTGTGTGCTTTCAGGGTTGCTGCTAGGGCCAATTCCCGGCGGATTGTGCGCCGGATTGGGCGGATTTTTCTACGACCTGTTCAACCCGCTTTACGCAGCTGAGGCACCTATTACCTTCGCAATGAAATTCGTGCTGGGCGCTTTAGTCGGCGTCATTGCGCATAGCGGCAAAAGCTATGGGAAAAATCGCACAAAAAATATTGTCGGTGCCGTTGTCGGTAGCCTAGGCTATGTTGTCGTCTACCTTTTTAAAAATTTCATCTACGAATATTATTTGATTAGAAATCCGATTGAAACGGTAATGACCAAACTGGCGATTAAGGGCGCTTCGTCGATTGTCAATGGCATGACTGCTGTCATCGTTGCCTTAATTTTGCTGCCGGTTTTTTCAAAGGCCATGAAAGCCTCTGGCATTCACCAGAAGCTTTTTCCAGCCGGACCAGAGAACGCTGCTCAAGAATAATATAGGCCGTTCTTTTTAGGTTTTCCATATGCCATTTATTTAAAAAGCCTCAGGATACCGATGCATCCTGAGGCTTTTTTGTTCGTCTCTTGATGCGTAGCAACGCTGATTGTTTTTAATCATTCGGCAATCAAATAACGTCCCCGCAGACCTGTTAGGCCTGCGGGGAAATTGTTGTTCTTGTCGTGCGCAATGATCAAGCTCGCCCACTTAGGGCAAATAGTTTGCCGTTGAGTCCAAATAGACATGTGCGGCATCGGGCATGGCTTGAGCCGTAACAGTAAAGTTGCTCACCGTTTTGCCATCGGCTATTTTCGCTCGGGCGGCTGCAACTCCGCTACTGCTTACCGGATCCAAGCTTACCCAAGTGATACCATCCAGTGTGTAAGAAATGGTGTAACCGGTTGCACCTAAAACCTCGTCAAATGAAAACACAGCATAATATCCGCTGTCGGTTACATAGCTGACGCTAAGCCCGGCCGCCGGTTGAAGCTTCACCACCGAAAATTCAGGCGAATCTGCACGGTCAGAGTCAATCTGCAAGGCGTTGGCTGCTTTCGCCGTCACGCTGAATCTGACCTGCGTACTCGTGACCGGCGTCTCAACCGATTTTTGCGTAATACCGACCGGCAGTACATCAGACAAGAGATTCGTCCAGTCTGTACCATTGGTGGAAGTCTGTATGACAACATTGTGCGTGTTATGGCTGTTGTTGGTGTTAAAGCTGAACGTCAGATTATTCTGGTCACCGCTGATAGCGGGGCTGAGTGGCACCGGCAGCTTCGTCACCGTAACTGCATTTGCCGAGACAGGGGCACTATCGGTAAAGAACATGCCATCGCCCAGGGTTTTGACACTGAAGTTAAAGGTTTCGTGTTCGGCAGTGGACACCGCCGCGGTCAGGTTGGATGCCGTTATCCCCGGTATTGCAACCCCATTTTTCGTTGCTGAGACCACCTTATAGTTATAACCTGATATGCTATCAAAGGCAAATGTAATCAAGCCCAGCTCCGATGAAGTTATTCTGGGATTGCTCGGCTGTGTACGCTGCCCAACTGTGCGGGTCTCGGTCGCTGTCAGGCCACCCTGCGGCATAACCGAAGCGGTATATGTTTTGCCTGCTGAAATGGCATATGGGCATTCAAACAAATAGGTGTATTCATCCCCGTTTGCCCTATGGCTCACGACGGGAAGTATGCTGCCGTCATAGCGCAGCGTCACGGTGTAGTCACTGATGCCCGCTGCACCTGTAAAGATAACCGCTAAATCCCCGCCCTCGTTTGAAATGGCAAGGCCACTGGCCGACGATAGCGGTGGTACGTCATAAGTATCTGTGGTTGGTGCCGAAGTGAGGGCCAGATTTTCGTCGCCGGTGGCTCGCACTGTCACGGTGTGGGTTTTTCCTGACGCCAGGCCTGAAAATTCACCAAAGGTCACGCCCGACGCCAGCGTCAAACTTGCGATATCTGCACCATCAACCGAAAGCACCGCCTCGTGGCTGTAGGCCGTCGCGTTAGGGGCAGCAGTAAATGAAAACGCCAGCTTATTCCCATTCAGGTTTAGTTGGAGATTTGTAGGCGCGCCCAACACGGTCACCGTTTTTGAGCAAAAGTCAGAATAAGCGGATGCGGTATAGCGGCTTGAGCTGCTGACGGCACGCACTTTAAAAGTGATCACCGTACCCGCCTGCCCGATGAGCGCATTAGTGATGGTGCAGCTGTTGGTATCAACCGATAGCTGCTTATTAGTGATATTCGAAGTACTTGACCCGTTGGTCACCGAATAAATAACGGTATAGCTGGTGGCATTGCTGACACTATTAAAGGCTAGCACCGCGCTGCTTTCTTCCGCAGCTGTAATCGTCAGATTGCGTGGCGTCGACAGGGTCAGTACGCCCCCGCCCGAATGGTCTCCGCCATTTGCCGCCGTCTCGGTCTGACCGATCGCCCAGTTCTGCTCACTGGGCTTATCGTAGTCATCTTTAACTGTCACGTTGCGGGGCTCTCTTTCATATGAGACGTCGTCACTGCAAACAGTGAGGTTATTAACCAGTCCACTGCCTCCGATATGGGTGGGGGCATTGGCAATCACTGTCCCCACAGAACTACGCCCAGATAAGATCAGGTTGGTGGCATCGTTTGTGGTCACCTCATCAAGCGCGCCATCTGAGAGCGTCACTTGTTGCCACATTGGCGAACCTCGCTCGGTTGTCACTTTTTTGATACCTGCATAGTTGCCCGAAAGACTGCCTTCGTCAATAGTCAACTGGTTTTTAGCTGTCATCTGATGAATGGTAGAGGCGCCACCGACAATATAGTCCGTGGTGCCGCTGCCTCGTTGCGCAACAATCCGCACAGCCGTAACATCGTGCAGCGTCACCGTCTGCGCACCGTTGACCAGAACACGGCCTTTGACCACGATGTTTTCAAGCGTGACGGTCCCATTTGCCACAGATTCCGATATTACAAGGTCACCCTTGACCAACTTGTTTTTGAGCGTGACGCCGTCAGCATTAATGAACACATTATAGTAAGTCGCGTTTTCATCATGGGTCAGCGCAGCGTTAATGGTTAAATTCTGCACTTTTTGAGTGCCGGAACCAGTCGGTGTACCCTCGTTACTATGCTGTACGGGGCGGCTGCTCGGCACTGTACTACCCTGCGAAGGGGATGAACTGCTATCATTCTTTGATGAAGATTTAGGCTTACTACTTGAGGAAGCCCGGCTGGATGACACTTCAGACTCTGAGGTCAGCCCTTGAGAAATAGATGCGGGCAAACCGTTGGGCTCGCTCCAGACAAGCCACAACAGCACGCCAACACAAACCACTAAAACAAGCGAGAGCGTCAAAACCACCCATATCTGTTTTCTTCCACCGCGCGGATTTGCCATATCTCTCATAAGGACCCCCTCCGTCGTGATCAGGCCGCCTAATCCACCCTATTTTAAAATGACGTATTCTGAAAACCGACATTTATCAGATTGTTTACACCTAATTAGTGTAACATAAAAGGAAAATTTTTTCATCTAAAAAGAAAAAATCAACTCGCATTTTATCGTTTTTACAGTCATTTGCCCAAAATTGCATTGTTTGGCCACAAAACCTTTACAGAACCCGCTTTTTTATTGTGTAATCGCACCGGTTGTGCTAGAATAGAATACCATAATGAGGTGATAATTTATGAACAAGACAGTTGTTCTAATTTTATTCGGTGGCGTTTCCAATGAGCATGAAGTGTCGCTGCGAAGCGCGACATCCATCATCAACAATATCGACCGAAGCCGCTTTGAGCCGGTGTTGGTCGGCATCACCAAGGACGGGCGCTGGCTGCTCTATAATGGAGATACAGACGGCCTGGCAACAAACGAGTGGCAGCAAAATGCCACCCCTGCGATGCTTTCGGCTGATCGCGAAACGAATGGGTTGTTCGTGTTTGAACCCGACGGTGTGCGCACCGTAAAAATTGATGTGATTTTCCCCGCTGTTCACGGACAAAACTGCGAGGATGGCGCATTGCAGGGGTTGATGACCCTTTCGGGCATCCCCTTTATCGGATGCGGCGTAACCGCTTCGGCTCTTAGCTTTGACAAGGTCTACACCCACATCATCGCCGAACAGGCCGGTGTGCCGATGGCCAAATGGCAGTTGGTCTGCCGCGAAGAAGATCTCGCCGAGGTTGAACGTCGCGTGGCTAAAGCGTTGGGATATCCCTGCTTTGTTAAGCCCGCCAATTCCGGCTCGTCGGTAGGCTGTTCGCGGGCCAACGACGCTGAGGGGCTTTTTGCCGCATTGAAATTAGCTTTTGCCGAAGATCGCCGCGTTATCGTTGAAGAATTGGTGACCGCTCATGAAGTGGAGTGCGCTGTGATGGGCAACCTCGAACCCATCGCCCCCACCACCGGCGAAATTGTCAGCCCGGACGGCTTTTATGACTATGACACCAAATATAAAAACGACCATGCCAAGCTGTTCATTCCGGCCTGCATCCCTGAGACAAGCGCCGCACGCGTTCGCGAGTTGGCTCTCACGACTTATCGCGCGTTGAACTGCCGAGGCCTTTCGCGCGTCGATTTCTTTGTCAAGAAGGACGGTTCAGTTCTGCTCAACGAGATCAATACACTGCCGGGCTTTACCTCCATCAGTATGTACCCCAAAATGATGATTGCCTCCGGCATGACCTACGGCGAGGTGATTACTCGTCTGATCGAACTGGCGCTCATCGAAAAATCCGGCGCTTAAAGGAGACATTATCTTGAAAAAGGAAGCTATGATTACCATTAAGGGCATCTATAACGTCAACGGCGAAAGAGATGTTGTAGAGCTTTTAACCTGTGGTGATTTTTATAAAAAAAATGACGGTTATTGGCTGAGCTATGATGAAACCGAGACCACCGGCTTTGAGGGACACCGCACCACCCTGCATGTTGAACAGGGCCGCGTGACCATGCAGCGCACGGGGCTGACCAACTCACAGCTTGTCGTGGAAAAAGGCTGTCGTCACCAGTGCTCTTACGACACTGGCTACGGCGCCATTATGGTGGGCATCAATGGGCGGGACATCCGCTCAACACTGTCGGACGATGGCGGCGAAGTTGATTTTTCTTACGCGATGGATGTCAATACCGCGCTGGCTAGCGAAAACCGCGTAATTATTAAGGTTTTACCTCAAGGATGCAAACAGCCGGAGGCCAATTGAGTCTATTGGCACCTACCACGCGTTTTAGCAACTTTGAGCGGCGACGGATATGCGTAACATTGCGCATGCCATAAAAACACAGGAGAGTGTAACTTATGTTAGGACCGATTTCTCTCACGAGCGAGGCGCTGCGCGTCCTCGTCTCAAACGCGATAGAACAAGCTATCAATAAGGGTGACCTGCCCGCACCAGCTAATGGACTACCCTCGTTTTTGATCGAGCAGCCCGCAGACCCGACGCACGGTGACTTTGCTACAAACGCCGCCATGGCGGGCGCACGCAGCTTCGGCAAGCCCCCACGCGTCATTGCACAGACCATTATTGACAACCTTATGCTGGAGGGAACTCACTTTTCTCGTGCAGAGGTTGCGGGCCCCGGCTTTATTAACTTCTTTGTTTCCGACAGTTGGTTTGCCGACGTGGTGTCCAGAATCCAAGCCGAAGGCGACGCCTACGGCCGTACCGATTTTGGCGGCGACAAAAAGGTGATGGTGGAATTTGTCTCGGCTAATCCCACCGGCCCGATGCATATGGGCAATGCTCGTGGCGCCGCTATTGGCGACGGACTGGCCGCGGCGCTGGATGCCGCCGGGTATAATGTCTCACGCGAATTTTTGATCAACGACGCGGGCAACCAGATTGAGAAGTTCGCTAAGTCGTTGGAAGCGCGGTACCTTCAGTATTATCAGGGTGAAGAAAACGTACCGTTCCCTGAAGATGGCTACCATGGTGCGGACATCAAAATGCGCGCCGAACAGTATATTGAAGCAAACGGGGACAAGCTTTTAAACCTAGATTCCGCCTCGCGTAAGCAGGCGCTGGTTGAGTTTGCGCTGCCCAAAAATATAGAAAAAATGAAAACCGACCTTACGCGTTACCGAATCAGCTTTGATTGCTGGTTTTCTGAGACGTCGCTACACGAATCGGGGGCGGTTAAAAAGGCGGTCGAAACATTGACTGCACGCGGCTATACCTATGAGAAGGATGGCGCGATCTGGTATAAAAACGCCGAGGTGCAAACCAAGGCACTTTTGGCGCAGGGTAAGAGCCAGAAACAAATTGACCAACTTGAGCTAAAAGATGACGTATTGGTGCGCGCCAACGGTTTCCCAACCTACTTTGCTGCCGATATCGCTTACCACGCCAACAAGTTTGTAGACCGCGGCTATGAAAAGTGCATTAACGTTTGGGGAGCCGACCACCACGGTCATGTGGCGCGCTTAAAGTGCGCACTCGATGCGTTGGGCGTCGGTGGGGACAAGCTCGATATTGTGCTTATGCAGCTCGTGCGTCTGACCAGCGGCGGCGAACTGGTGCGTATGAGTAAGCGTACCGGTAACGCCATCACCCTCTCCGATCTGCTGGACGATGTTCCGATTGACGCCGCGCGGTTCTTCTTCAACATGCGCGAGCCTGGCTCCCAGCTTGACTTTGACCTTGATCTGGCAGTGGAGCAGTCAAATCAAAACCCGGTTTATTACGTTCAATACGCCCACGCGCGCATCTGTTCGATTGCTAAGAATCTGGCCGCCGAGGGCGTTGAGCCCCGGCAGTGTTGCACAAACGAACTATTACTGCTCAAAGAACCAGAGGAACGCGAGCTGATTCGTGCGTTGGCCGCTTTCCCCGAGGAAATTATCGCGGCGGCCAAAAACTATGACCCCGCGCGGCTAACTCACTTTGCCATTGAGACGGCTACCCGCTTCCACAAATTCTATAACTCCTGCCGCTGTAAGGTCAACGACGAATGCCTGATGCAGGCACGTTTAAACCTCTGTCTTGCAACTGGTCAGACAATTAAAAATGTACTGACTATGCTAAAAATTTATATCCCCGAAACGATGTAAGGGGTCGGAGAGGGGCGTGGCATTTGCCGCGCCTCTCTTTCTTCTACGTTCATTAAGCTTTACCAATTGACAAATCAACGCATTTGCGCTAGTATACTGCTCAGGCGTATATCGGGAATGGTGGCAGCTTTCCGTACGCCGTGTCGTTGTGCCATTTTTGCACAACGCGCGGATAAGCGTATGGTCTTGCCATAAAATTCACCGCTGTCCGCGTCATGTTTTGGAGGCACCCATGAAAAAAATCTCCTCACGTAATCTCGTTCGTTGTGCAATGATTGCAGCGCTTTACGCTGTTATTTCCATTGCCTTTCTTCCGCTGGCCTTTGGCGCAGTGCAGGCGCGCATATCTGAGGCGCTCACCCTCTTACCAGTACTAACTACGCTGGGCATTCCCGGTGTAACGCTGGGCTGCCTGATCACCAACATTTACGGTGTCGCAGCTGGTGCAAACATTCTCGGCGCTGCCGATATCCTGTTTGGCACCGCAGCCACACTGATTGCCGCACTGATGACTCGGGGTTTGCGCAAATACCGCATAAAGGGTTTGCCGGTACTGGCTTCGCTGCCGCCTGTGGTTGTCAACGCTATCGTAATTGGCGCAGAGCTGACCTTTGCCGAGACAAACACACTGAATTCTCCGCTGCTATGGTTCAATATTTTTCAGGTGGGGTTGGGGCAGCTTGTATCCTGTACCATATTGGGGCTAATGCTTATCTGGGCGCTGGAACGCGCTGGACTCGATAAAAAGCTGTTTGAAAAAGAATAATATGCGTCTATTTAAAACGCCGGTGCAATTGATTTGCATCGGCGTTAAATTATTTAGAATTTGAAAAATTGAATATAACTTTGAGAAAAAAACCCTGCATGTTTTGTCCTATGCCTATTGTTCTAATAGGTGGTTGAGCATTTTTTGTGTGAAGCGAGCCAGTCTCTCCTCAATACCCGGCAGCTTTAAAGCTGAACCGGGGTCGTTGGCGGTTTCCATCAGGCAAAAATCCGGCGGCAACCAGAACCCTTTATTCATGCATAGCGCCGAAACAAGCTGCGCCGCTACAATATCGCCGCCGGAGTAACCCGACACCACAACTCCAAACAAAGCCTTGCGGTCGAAGGATGCGGTGCGATATAACGCAGTGAGTCGGTTGATGCAGGCAGTAAGATTGGCGGACAGCGCATCATTATAATTCGGACACAGCATCACGAGGGCATCGGCCTCGCGGATGGCAGGATAAACCTCTTGCACCATCACGCCACCGTAAAAACACTCGCCCTTTTCGCCAAAGTGTAGGCACATGGTGTAGGGGCAACCGGAACAATCCTCCATCGTGCCATTGCGCAGGCCGATTTCGGTGATGTCGCAGTTCGGCGGTAGTGCTTGTTTCACTTGGCTCCAAAGTGCCATTGTATTGGAGGTTTTGTAGCTGGAGGCGTGTAGTACCAAAACTTTGGGATGCACCTGCCTCGGCGGCTCAAAGCTCAGAATGCGGTCGATGAGATCGCCAACCGCCAATCGATAAGCTGTTTCCAATGTGCATCCGGCGTTTTTAGCCTGAACTGCAAAGTTGTGTAGCGAACCGATGGCCTCTACCATCGGGCGACCGGGGAAAATACACCCGGCCCCATTGGCCGCCAATACCAAATCGCGCCCTACTGCCTTGGTGTAAAGTTCGCCTGCTCCATCGACCAAAACGCCTGCTACGCTATCCTGAAGATACGCTGGGCAGCCCCTAAGCAGCGACAACAATTGACACAGCGTCGGGTTGATACCGGCTTTATCCAGCGATACCGCGAACAAAATACACCGATTATGCAGTGGCAGGTCGGCATCCAATCGAGTAAGAATTTCAGTGCGGTGACCCTTTGCAGCCGCCTCCAGCGTCTCAATAAACCGCCCTGACGTGGTGTCTTCGGGGCAGATAACGGTCAGAATTCGCTCCGACATTAAACCATCTCCTTAAATGATTGCGGAGAGTGTCTGCTGTGTTTCCAACAGTCTTTTATACAGGACGTCCGGCAGCGCCAGACCTTCGATTTCAATTCCAGTTGTGGTAAAACGATTGCGGCAGCCAAACCATACGCCACCTAGACAGACCGAGCCACAGTGCCACTGCCCGCGCAGTGTCAGTAGCAACTGGAACGCACCCGAAGAAAGCGCCGGCGCCACATAGGGCTTGAAGCCTATTTCGCGAATACGAAGGTTGGCGGTTTTCACCATTTCGGTTAATTCCTGGGAAATTGTGTCGTCATAAGATTCAAGCGAGTTTGCGATCACCAATCCCTCGCCATGGGGGCCAAAGCTTCGCCCCTCGGTTAAAAAGCTACGGAATCTCTCTTCCTGTTTGGCCAGTGCGGCAGCTCTAGCATTCATCACCCCGAGGCCAAAACCTTGCACCTGCTCAGCCAGTAGACCCTGCCCGTCCCAAGCGCCGTCTTCTTCCTGATTGGAGGCGAGATACGCCGCTTT from Oscillospiraceae bacterium MB24-C1 includes the following:
- the argS gene encoding arginine--tRNA ligase — translated: MLGPISLTSEALRVLVSNAIEQAINKGDLPAPANGLPSFLIEQPADPTHGDFATNAAMAGARSFGKPPRVIAQTIIDNLMLEGTHFSRAEVAGPGFINFFVSDSWFADVVSRIQAEGDAYGRTDFGGDKKVMVEFVSANPTGPMHMGNARGAAIGDGLAAALDAAGYNVSREFLINDAGNQIEKFAKSLEARYLQYYQGEENVPFPEDGYHGADIKMRAEQYIEANGDKLLNLDSASRKQALVEFALPKNIEKMKTDLTRYRISFDCWFSETSLHESGAVKKAVETLTARGYTYEKDGAIWYKNAEVQTKALLAQGKSQKQIDQLELKDDVLVRANGFPTYFAADIAYHANKFVDRGYEKCINVWGADHHGHVARLKCALDALGVGGDKLDIVLMQLVRLTSGGELVRMSKRTGNAITLSDLLDDVPIDAARFFFNMREPGSQLDFDLDLAVEQSNQNPVYYVQYAHARICSIAKNLAAEGVEPRQCCTNELLLLKEPEERELIRALAAFPEEIIAAAKNYDPARLTHFAIETATRFHKFYNSCRCKVNDECLMQARLNLCLATGQTIKNVLTMLKIYIPETM
- a CDS encoding fibronectin type III domain-containing protein, whose amino-acid sequence is MRDMANPRGGRKQIWVVLTLSLVLVVCVGVLLWLVWSEPNGLPASISQGLTSESEVSSSRASSSSKPKSSSKNDSSSSPSQGSTVPSSRPVQHSNEGTPTGSGTQKVQNLTINAALTHDENATYYNVFINADGVTLKNKLVKGDLVISESVANGTVTLENIVVKGRVLVNGAQTVTLHDVTAVRIVAQRGSGTTDYIVGGASTIHQMTAKNQLTIDEGSLSGNYAGIKKVTTERGSPMWQQVTLSDGALDEVTTNDATNLILSGRSSVGTVIANAPTHIGGSGLVNNLTVCSDDVSYEREPRNVTVKDDYDKPSEQNWAIGQTETAANGGDHSGGGVLTLSTPRNLTITAAEESSAVLAFNSVSNATSYTVIYSVTNGSSTSNITNKQLSVDTNSCTITNALIGQAGTVITFKVRAVSSSSRYTASAYSDFCSKTVTVLGAPTNLQLNLNGNKLAFSFTAAPNATAYSHEAVLSVDGADIASLTLASGVTFGEFSGLASGKTHTVTVRATGDENLALTSAPTTDTYDVPPLSSASGLAISNEGGDLAVIFTGAAGISDYTVTLRYDGSILPVVSHRANGDEYTYLFECPYAISAGKTYTASVMPQGGLTATETRTVGQRTQPSNPRITSSELGLITFAFDSISGYNYKVVSATKNGVAIPGITASNLTAAVSTAEHETFNFSVKTLGDGMFFTDSAPVSANAVTVTKLPVPLSPAISGDQNNLTFSFNTNNSHNTHNVVIQTSTNGTDWTNLLSDVLPVGITQKSVETPVTSTQVRFSVTAKAANALQIDSDRADSPEFSVVKLQPAAGLSVSYVTDSGYYAVFSFDEVLGATGYTISYTLDGITWVSLDPVSSSGVAAARAKIADGKTVSNFTVTAQAMPDAAHVYLDSTANYLP
- a CDS encoding DUF1934 domain-containing protein, encoding MKKEAMITIKGIYNVNGERDVVELLTCGDFYKKNDGYWLSYDETETTGFEGHRTTLHVEQGRVTMQRTGLTNSQLVVEKGCRHQCSYDTGYGAIMVGINGRDIRSTLSDDGGEVDFSYAMDVNTALASENRVIIKVLPQGCKQPEAN
- a CDS encoding D-alanine--D-alanine ligase family protein, with the protein product MNKTVVLILFGGVSNEHEVSLRSATSIINNIDRSRFEPVLVGITKDGRWLLYNGDTDGLATNEWQQNATPAMLSADRETNGLFVFEPDGVRTVKIDVIFPAVHGQNCEDGALQGLMTLSGIPFIGCGVTASALSFDKVYTHIIAEQAGVPMAKWQLVCREEDLAEVERRVAKALGYPCFVKPANSGSSVGCSRANDAEGLFAALKLAFAEDRRVIVEELVTAHEVECAVMGNLEPIAPTTGEIVSPDGFYDYDTKYKNDHAKLFIPACIPETSAARVRELALTTYRALNCRGLSRVDFFVKKDGSVLLNEINTLPGFTSISMYPKMMIASGMTYGEVITRLIELALIEKSGA